One region of Flavobacterium pisciphilum genomic DNA includes:
- a CDS encoding 6-pyruvoyl trahydropterin synthase family protein: MSNIRITKQFSFETGHALYGYDGKCKNVHGHSYKLSVTVIGSPITDRNNVKYGMVIDFSDLKKIIKEEIVDQFDHATVFNETTPHIELANELKNRGHHVILVDYQPTSENMVVDFSTRIIKRLPTNISLFSLKLQETESSFAEWYASDNL, translated from the coding sequence ATGAGTAATATCAGAATTACAAAACAATTTAGTTTCGAAACAGGGCATGCACTTTATGGTTATGATGGAAAATGTAAAAATGTTCACGGACATAGTTATAAGCTTTCAGTAACGGTTATTGGTTCACCAATTACAGACCGTAATAACGTAAAGTACGGAATGGTAATTGATTTTTCGGATCTAAAGAAAATTATAAAAGAAGAAATCGTAGATCAGTTTGATCATGCTACGGTTTTTAATGAAACAACACCACATATTGAATTGGCAAACGAACTAAAAAATCGTGGTCACCATGTGATTTTAGTTGACTATCAGCCAACAAGTGAGAATATGGTTGTTGATTTTTCAACAAGAATCATCAAAAGATTACCAACAAATATCTCTCTTTTCTCTTTAAAACTTCAAGAAACTGAATCATCATTTGCAGAATGGTACGCAAGCGATAATTTGTAA
- a CDS encoding UDP-2,3-diacylglucosamine diphosphatase, which translates to MQLPNNKKVYFASDQHFGAPTPELSFPREQKFVAWLDEVKKDAEAIFLLGDLFDFWFEYKTVVPKGFIRVLGKLAEIRDSGIPVYFFVGNHDLWMNDYFETELNIPVYHDNMEFTYGEKTFLIGHGDGKGPGDKGYKRMKKVFTNPFSKWIFRWLHPDVGVKLAQYLSVKNKLISGAEDVKFLGEENEWLVLYAKRKLETKHYNYFVFGHRHLPMIIPVGEDSNYVNLGDWIGYFTYGVFDGETFELKKFEK; encoded by the coding sequence ATGCAATTACCCAATAATAAAAAAGTTTATTTTGCTTCGGATCAACATTTTGGAGCACCTACACCCGAATTAAGTTTTCCTCGCGAACAAAAATTTGTTGCGTGGCTCGATGAGGTAAAAAAAGATGCTGAGGCAATTTTTTTATTAGGTGATTTATTTGATTTTTGGTTTGAATATAAAACAGTTGTTCCAAAAGGATTTATTCGTGTTTTAGGTAAACTGGCAGAAATTCGTGATAGTGGAATTCCAGTATATTTCTTTGTAGGAAATCATGACTTATGGATGAATGATTATTTTGAAACGGAACTTAATATTCCTGTTTATCATGATAATATGGAATTTACTTATGGTGAAAAAACATTTTTGATAGGACATGGTGATGGAAAAGGTCCTGGGGACAAAGGGTATAAAAGAATGAAAAAAGTCTTTACAAATCCATTCTCAAAATGGATTTTTAGATGGCTTCATCCAGATGTTGGTGTGAAATTAGCGCAATATTTATCTGTAAAGAATAAATTGATTTCTGGTGCCGAAGATGTGAAATTTTTGGGTGAAGAAAATGAATGGTTGGTGTTGTATGCTAAGCGTAAATTAGAAACCAAACATTATAACTACTTTGTTTTTGGTCACCGCCATTTGCCTATGATTATTCCAGTAGGAGAGGACTCTAATTATGTAAATTTAGGAGATTGGATAGGGTATTTTACTTATGGAGTTTTTGATGGGGAAACTTTTGAACTTAAGAAATTCGAAAAATAA
- a CDS encoding alpha/beta hydrolase translates to MKKAFLFYLLFITFLANSQTLYIKAYGNKTDAPIIFIHGGPSGNATLFEGTNTAEALAKKGFYVIAYDRRGEGRSIDPNATFTYNEAFKDLNTIYKTYNLKKATLLAHSFGGLVATLYSEKYPEKINALILAGALFSQQKTYNHILDSVKKIYKKNNDRVKLDKVAHVEKLDKKSAEYRKGCFELAGENNFFKIPNPTSESIALYHQYEISDFYKTNIRNKNAPLLFYKNEKKNNIDTKSILRKLKAKGLPIYAIYGKQDGIFSVSEIDALKNIVGKQNFVAIENCSHYLFVDQQKEFLNTLKNWLKT, encoded by the coding sequence ATGAAAAAAGCATTTTTATTCTACCTTCTCTTTATAACCTTTTTAGCCAATAGTCAAACACTTTATATAAAAGCGTATGGAAACAAAACCGATGCTCCGATTATATTTATTCATGGAGGCCCAAGTGGTAATGCAACTCTTTTTGAAGGCACTAATACCGCTGAAGCACTCGCTAAAAAAGGATTTTATGTAATTGCTTACGATCGTCGTGGGGAAGGAAGATCCATAGATCCGAATGCTACATTTACTTATAATGAAGCCTTCAAGGATTTAAACACTATTTATAAAACATATAATTTAAAAAAAGCAACGCTACTTGCACACAGTTTTGGTGGCTTAGTTGCTACTCTTTATTCTGAAAAATATCCTGAAAAAATTAACGCTCTCATTCTTGCAGGCGCTTTGTTTTCACAACAAAAAACATACAATCATATTTTAGATTCTGTCAAAAAAATTTACAAGAAGAATAATGATCGGGTTAAACTTGATAAAGTTGCTCATGTAGAAAAACTTGATAAAAAATCTGCCGAATATAGAAAAGGGTGTTTCGAACTGGCTGGAGAAAATAATTTCTTTAAAATACCAAATCCAACTTCAGAATCCATTGCATTATACCATCAATATGAAATAAGTGATTTTTATAAAACTAATATTAGAAATAAAAATGCACCGCTCTTGTTTTATAAAAACGAAAAGAAAAACAATATTGACACAAAGTCTATTTTAAGAAAATTAAAAGCAAAAGGACTACCCATTTATGCTATATATGGAAAACAAGATGGCATTTTTTCTGTTTCAGAAATTGATGCTTTAAAAAACATTGTAGGAAAACAAAATTTTGTAGCTATAGAAAACTGCTCTCATTATCTATTTGTAGACCAGCAAAAGGAATTTCTTAATACCTTAAAAAACTGGCTTAAAACCTAG
- a CDS encoding MFS transporter: MTDKIKKNDPYAALRYREFNVFLLLRFAMVFAWSMQFIVIEWEVYSLTKNPLSLGIIGLMEVIPAVSMALFAGHIVDQNEKKGLLVKCILGFSVISFGLFLLTWPKIVGGFSKETILYSIYFLVFLGGLVRAFLGPTIFSLLSLIVPKKLYPNAATWSSSIWQVGSVLGPAIAGFSINYIGVHWSMCSVFACSLFALIALSQISKKPILNPKIGEPVMESLKEGIKFVFNNKTILGVLSLDMVAVLFGGAVALLPVFAQDILKVGPEGFGILRAAPAVGAFITMLISAYVPLYKKAGMKLLAAIFVFGLCIIVFGVSTIFWLSVAALFLSGVADGISVVIRQTILQLKTPDHMRGRVAAVNSMFVGSSNELGAFESGLTAKLMGTVTSVVFGGSMTLLTVLGFGIKSPTFRNLDLQKDMEDHQNMN; encoded by the coding sequence ATGACAGATAAAATCAAAAAAAACGATCCATATGCAGCGCTTCGCTACAGAGAATTTAATGTTTTTTTATTATTGCGTTTCGCCATGGTCTTTGCCTGGTCTATGCAATTTATTGTTATCGAATGGGAAGTATATAGCTTAACTAAAAATCCTCTTTCGCTAGGGATTATTGGCTTAATGGAAGTAATTCCAGCTGTTTCAATGGCTTTGTTTGCTGGTCATATTGTAGATCAAAATGAGAAAAAAGGATTGCTGGTAAAATGTATTCTGGGGTTTTCAGTTATTAGTTTTGGCTTATTTCTACTAACATGGCCAAAAATAGTAGGTGGATTTTCTAAAGAAACCATTTTATACTCTATTTACTTTTTGGTATTTCTAGGTGGATTGGTAAGAGCCTTTTTAGGACCAACAATTTTCTCTCTTCTATCATTGATCGTACCTAAAAAATTATATCCAAACGCTGCTACTTGGAGTAGCTCTATTTGGCAAGTGGGTTCCGTTTTAGGTCCCGCTATTGCAGGATTTTCAATTAACTACATAGGTGTTCATTGGTCTATGTGTTCTGTTTTTGCCTGTTCTCTTTTTGCATTAATTGCCTTATCTCAAATTAGCAAAAAACCTATTTTAAACCCAAAAATTGGTGAGCCAGTCATGGAAAGCTTAAAAGAAGGAATCAAATTTGTATTTAACAACAAAACCATCTTAGGCGTACTGTCACTAGATATGGTAGCCGTTCTTTTTGGCGGTGCTGTTGCCTTATTACCCGTATTTGCTCAAGACATTTTAAAAGTGGGTCCTGAAGGTTTTGGTATCTTGCGGGCTGCTCCAGCAGTTGGGGCTTTTATCACAATGCTAATTTCCGCCTATGTTCCTTTGTATAAAAAAGCAGGAATGAAACTTTTGGCTGCAATTTTTGTTTTTGGACTATGTATCATTGTATTTGGTGTATCAACTATTTTTTGGCTTTCAGTTGCAGCTTTATTTTTAAGTGGTGTTGCCGATGGAATCTCTGTTGTTATACGACAAACCATTTTACAGCTTAAAACACCAGATCATATGCGTGGTCGTGTTGCAGCAGTAAACTCGATGTTTGTAGGTTCTTCTAACGAATTAGGTGCTTTTGAAAGTGGCTTAACCGCTAAACTTATGGGAACTGTTACTTCAGTTGTTTTTGGTGGAAGCATGACTCTTTTAACCGTTTTAGGTTTCGGAATAAAATCACCTACTTTTAGAAACCTAGATTTACAAAAAGACATGGAAGACCATCAAAACATGAATTAA
- the recJ gene encoding single-stranded-DNA-specific exonuclease RecJ, producing MRWTLKSKPSEDKINHLAQALNVEDFVATLLIQRGIETFEDAKNFFRPSLEHLHDPYLMKDMDKAVSRIEEAITNQENILVFGDYDVDGTTAVSLVSSYLKSLYPNVATYIPDRYAEGYGVSYMGIDFADDNGFSLIIALDCGIKSIDHVAYAKERNIDFIICDHHRPGDTLPDAVAVLDPKREDCFYPYDELCGCGVGFKLIQALGTNRNQTIDDLFPYLDLVATAIAADIVPMTGENRVLAYYGLQVINSNPRPGIKALVHQVKKKTLDITDVVFIIAPRINAAGRIKHGNHAVELLTEFNFEQAQQFASEIEKYNADRKDLDKQITKEAFQQIEKNQEQNRFSTVVYQEDWHKGVIGIVASRLIETYYRPTLVFTKSGDKYAASARSVKGFDVYNALDACSSHLEQFGGHMYAAGMTLKEENYPSFKEAFEKQVEKTILPEMLTPEIEIDAEINFTDITPKLIRILKQFEPFGPLNMTPVFMTKSIKDTGYAKAMGADEDHLKVFVKQNSSEGIAAIGFGLGKKLDLTTHQKPFQAVYSISENEWNGTISTQLMLKDIQ from the coding sequence ATGCGTTGGACATTAAAATCAAAACCTTCTGAAGATAAGATCAATCATTTAGCACAAGCACTAAATGTAGAAGACTTTGTAGCAACTCTTTTAATTCAACGTGGAATCGAAACTTTCGAAGACGCTAAGAATTTCTTTCGTCCATCATTAGAACATCTGCACGATCCCTATCTGATGAAAGATATGGATAAGGCTGTTTCACGAATCGAAGAAGCAATTACTAATCAAGAAAATATTCTTGTTTTTGGTGATTATGATGTTGATGGTACAACTGCCGTTTCTTTGGTTTCTTCTTACTTAAAATCCCTTTACCCAAATGTAGCAACTTATATTCCGGACCGTTATGCCGAAGGTTATGGAGTTTCTTATATGGGAATTGATTTTGCCGATGACAATGGATTTTCACTCATTATTGCACTAGATTGTGGTATAAAATCTATTGACCATGTTGCTTACGCAAAAGAACGAAATATCGATTTTATAATCTGTGATCACCACCGTCCTGGAGATACTCTTCCCGATGCTGTTGCAGTACTAGACCCAAAAAGGGAGGATTGTTTTTATCCTTACGATGAGTTATGTGGTTGCGGTGTAGGTTTTAAATTAATTCAGGCATTAGGAACTAATCGCAATCAGACTATTGATGATTTATTTCCCTACTTAGATTTGGTTGCAACTGCAATTGCTGCAGATATTGTACCAATGACTGGAGAAAATAGAGTTTTGGCTTATTACGGCTTACAAGTCATCAATAGCAATCCAAGACCCGGAATCAAAGCTTTGGTTCATCAAGTTAAGAAAAAAACACTCGATATTACTGATGTTGTTTTTATCATAGCACCAAGAATTAATGCTGCTGGTCGTATCAAACATGGCAACCATGCTGTAGAATTATTAACCGAGTTCAACTTTGAGCAAGCACAACAATTTGCATCGGAGATAGAAAAATACAATGCCGATCGTAAAGATCTGGACAAACAGATTACCAAAGAAGCCTTTCAGCAAATAGAAAAAAATCAAGAACAGAATCGGTTTTCTACTGTAGTTTATCAGGAAGATTGGCACAAAGGTGTTATTGGTATTGTAGCTTCTAGATTAATAGAAACGTATTACCGACCAACACTTGTTTTCACAAAAAGTGGTGATAAATATGCTGCTTCTGCTCGTTCTGTAAAAGGCTTTGATGTATACAATGCATTAGATGCCTGCTCTTCACATTTAGAACAATTTGGAGGACATATGTATGCAGCTGGAATGACTTTGAAGGAAGAAAATTATCCTTCTTTTAAAGAAGCCTTTGAGAAACAAGTAGAGAAAACTATTCTACCTGAGATGTTAACTCCCGAAATCGAAATTGATGCCGAGATTAACTTCACCGATATTACTCCAAAATTAATTCGGATTTTAAAACAATTCGAACCTTTTGGACCTCTCAACATGACTCCTGTTTTTATGACCAAAAGCATAAAAGATACTGGTTATGCCAAAGCAATGGGAGCAGATGAAGACCATCTTAAAGTTTTTGTAAAGCAAAACAGCTCCGAAGGAATAGCGGCAATTGGATTTGGCTTAGGCAAAAAATTAGACTTAACAACACATCAGAAACCATTTCAAGCTGTATATTCTATCTCAGAAAACGAATGGAATGGTACAATTTCTACTCAGCTAATGTTAAAAGACATCCAATAA
- a CDS encoding HopJ type III effector protein, with translation MTIDFFLEKLKKYPTTFTFPDTLAVIEDNYNFTPTAFQNGTQYNAAGENSGSCKLFAFAKLQNLTVEETLACFGAYYFEEVLGDPTGTNHQNIRNFINTGWDGIKFEGEALELK, from the coding sequence ATGACAATCGATTTTTTTTTAGAAAAACTAAAAAAGTACCCTACAACATTTACTTTTCCTGATACTCTAGCTGTAATAGAAGACAATTACAACTTTACTCCAACAGCTTTTCAAAACGGCACTCAATACAATGCTGCTGGCGAAAACTCAGGTTCTTGTAAATTATTTGCTTTCGCGAAATTACAAAACCTTACTGTAGAAGAAACTTTAGCCTGTTTTGGAGCCTACTATTTTGAAGAAGTTTTAGGAGATCCAACAGGAACAAACCATCAAAACATTCGCAATTTCATTAACACAGGTTGGGATGGAATTAAATTTGAAGGGGAAGCTTTAGAATTAAAATAA
- the rsmI gene encoding 16S rRNA (cytidine(1402)-2'-O)-methyltransferase produces the protein MSKLYIVPTPIGNLEDMTFRAIRILKEVDLILAEDTRTSGKLLKHFEIGTHMYSHHMHNEHKTTENLIARLKAGETIALISDAGTPAISDPGFLLTRACVENKIEVECLPGATAFVPALVNSGLPNDKFVFEGFLPDKKGRQTRFMVLAEETRTMILYVSPHKLLKTLAEFITYFGEDRQVCVCRELSKLHEENVRGTAQEVLAHFEKTAPRGEIVVVVAGKTIIKEPKKSKFSKDDEKEEEQE, from the coding sequence ATGTCTAAATTATATATTGTTCCCACGCCTATTGGCAACCTAGAAGACATGACTTTTCGAGCCATTCGCATTCTTAAAGAAGTAGATTTAATTTTAGCCGAAGATACGCGTACAAGTGGCAAACTCTTAAAACATTTTGAGATTGGCACACATATGTACAGCCATCATATGCATAACGAACACAAGACTACCGAGAATTTAATCGCAAGATTAAAAGCAGGAGAAACCATCGCCTTGATCTCAGATGCAGGAACTCCTGCAATATCAGATCCTGGCTTTTTACTTACGCGTGCTTGTGTTGAAAATAAAATTGAGGTAGAATGCTTGCCTGGCGCAACTGCTTTTGTTCCTGCATTGGTTAATAGCGGATTACCAAACGACAAGTTTGTTTTTGAAGGTTTCCTACCTGATAAAAAAGGGCGTCAAACCCGCTTTATGGTTCTTGCCGAAGAAACCCGAACAATGATTTTGTATGTTTCTCCACATAAATTACTAAAAACACTAGCTGAGTTCATCACTTATTTTGGAGAAGACAGACAAGTTTGTGTATGCAGAGAATTATCCAAATTACATGAAGAGAATGTTCGCGGAACTGCTCAAGAAGTATTAGCTCATTTTGAAAAAACAGCACCACGTGGAGAAATTGTCGTAGTTGTTGCTGGAAAAACAATAATAAAAGAACCTAAGAAAAGTAAATTTTCTAAGGATGATGAAAAAGAAGAAGAACAAGAATAA
- a CDS encoding thymidine kinase — protein MFLENTVNHKEQFGWIEVICGSMFSGKTEELIRRLKRAQFAKQKVEIFKPAIDTRYHDEMVVSHDSNEIRSTPVPAAANIAILAQGCDVIGIDEAQFFDDEIITVCNDLANQGIRVIVAGLDMDFKGNPFGPMPGLMATAEYVTKVHAVCTRTGNLANYSFRKTDNDKLVMLGETEEYEPLSRAAYYNAMKKNQEK, from the coding sequence ATGTTTCTCGAAAATACAGTAAATCACAAAGAACAGTTTGGTTGGATTGAAGTTATTTGTGGGTCAATGTTTTCGGGTAAAACCGAGGAGCTTATCCGCAGATTAAAACGCGCTCAATTTGCCAAGCAAAAAGTCGAAATTTTTAAACCAGCTATTGATACCCGCTATCATGACGAAATGGTTGTGTCGCATGATTCCAACGAAATTCGTTCAACGCCAGTCCCTGCAGCTGCTAATATAGCTATTCTCGCACAAGGTTGTGATGTTATTGGAATTGATGAAGCTCAGTTTTTTGACGACGAAATTATTACAGTATGTAATGATCTTGCCAATCAAGGAATTCGTGTAATTGTTGCAGGATTAGACATGGATTTTAAAGGTAATCCGTTTGGTCCAATGCCTGGACTTATGGCAACGGCTGAATATGTGACCAAAGTGCATGCAGTTTGTACAAGAACAGGGAATCTTGCTAACTATAGCTTTCGTAAAACAGATAATGATAAATTGGTCATGTTGGGTGAAACCGAAGAATATGAGCCATTAAGTCGTGCAGCATATTATAACGCAATGAAAAAAAATCAGGAAAAATAG
- the rpoN gene encoding RNA polymerase factor sigma-54 has translation MLKQFLNLKLSQKLSPQQIQLMKLIQLPTQAFEQRLLEEMNENPALEAGKEEEYEADEFSNEEYDDYDDAESDRIEADDINIDEYLSDDDTPDYKTQANNYSDDDQERETPFASPVSFHQDLINQLNTFILTDEEREIAEFLVGSIDDMGYIRRSIPDIVDDMAFTQGIYTDEAMVEKMLHVIHELEPSGVGARDLQECLLLQLKHRTPTEYVELAIDIIENQFDAFTKKHYDKLLQKYNVSNEQLKKAVHEIERLNPKPGGAFTGNNKVTENVVPDFAIRIVDGELELTLNGRNAPSLHVSKDYQEMMQTYKDSRDKSTAQKDAVQFIKQKLDSAKWFIDAIRQRQETLYVTMNAIMHYQEEYFLEGDETKLKPMILKDIADMVGLDISTISRVANSKYVETPYGTKLIKEFFSEAMKNDQGEDVSTLEIKKILQNTIEEEDKRKPLPDDQLAEILKEKGYPIARRTIAKYREQLDIPVARMRKKI, from the coding sequence ATGCTAAAGCAATTTTTAAATTTAAAATTATCCCAAAAATTATCTCCACAGCAAATTCAGCTGATGAAGTTAATTCAATTGCCTACGCAAGCATTTGAACAACGTTTATTAGAAGAAATGAACGAAAATCCAGCCTTAGAAGCTGGAAAAGAAGAAGAGTACGAAGCTGATGAATTTTCAAATGAAGAATACGATGATTATGATGATGCAGAGTCCGACAGAATCGAAGCTGATGATATTAACATCGACGAATATCTAAGCGACGACGATACTCCAGATTACAAAACACAAGCCAATAATTATAGTGATGACGATCAAGAGCGTGAAACTCCTTTTGCATCACCCGTTAGCTTTCATCAAGACTTAATCAATCAGTTAAACACTTTTATCTTAACTGATGAAGAGCGTGAAATAGCTGAGTTCCTTGTAGGAAGCATCGATGATATGGGATACATTCGAAGAAGTATTCCAGACATTGTAGATGATATGGCGTTTACGCAAGGTATTTATACCGATGAAGCCATGGTCGAAAAAATGTTACATGTAATTCATGAACTAGAACCTTCGGGCGTTGGTGCACGTGATTTACAAGAATGTTTATTATTACAATTAAAACACAGAACTCCAACAGAATATGTAGAATTGGCAATCGATATTATCGAAAATCAATTTGATGCTTTTACAAAAAAGCACTACGATAAACTGTTACAAAAATACAATGTTTCGAATGAGCAGCTCAAAAAAGCAGTTCATGAAATAGAACGATTAAATCCTAAACCGGGAGGTGCATTTACAGGAAACAATAAAGTTACTGAGAATGTAGTTCCAGATTTTGCAATACGCATTGTTGATGGTGAGCTTGAATTGACCTTAAACGGAAGAAACGCTCCATCACTACACGTTTCTAAAGATTATCAAGAAATGATGCAGACGTATAAAGATTCCAGAGATAAATCGACGGCACAGAAAGATGCAGTACAATTTATAAAACAAAAACTGGATTCGGCTAAATGGTTTATAGATGCTATTCGTCAGCGTCAGGAAACATTATACGTAACCATGAATGCGATTATGCATTATCAGGAAGAATACTTCCTAGAGGGTGATGAAACCAAGCTAAAACCAATGATTCTTAAAGATATCGCTGATATGGTTGGGTTAGATATTTCGACTATTTCGCGTGTTGCCAACAGCAAATATGTAGAAACCCCTTATGGAACAAAATTGATAAAAGAATTCTTTTCTGAAGCGATGAAAAACGATCAGGGTGAAGATGTTTCAACTTTAGAAATCAAGAAAATTTTACAAAATACAATTGAAGAAGAAGACAAAAGAAAACCTCTTCCAGATGATCAACTTGCTGAAATCTTAAAAGAAAAAGGATACCCTATTGCTCGAAGAACTATTGCAAAATATCGTGAGCAGCTTGATATTCCTGTAGCAAGAATGCGTAAAAAAATATAA
- the asnS gene encoding asparagine--tRNA ligase, which yields MKHTKVKDLLNGTKTLQEVNAKGWVRTFRNNQFIALNDGSTINNIQCVVDFENTPDETLRRITTGAAVSVTGTLIESKGAGQSVEIQVAKLEILGDSDAEKFPIQPKNKPSLDFLRENAHLRVRTNMFGAIMRVRSVLSYAVHSYFQEKGFVYVNTPIITGSDAEGAGEMFKVTALPFDNTPRTEDGKVNYKEDFFEKETNLTVSGQLEGETYAMALGQIYTFGPTFRAENSNTSRHLAEFWMIEPEVAFNDLDDNMDLAEDFIQYVIRYALDKCQDDLKFLETRLLDEEKSKPQAERSEMALLEKLNFVLENNFKRVSYTEAIDILRESTPNKKKKFNYIINEWGADLQSEHERYLVEKHFKCPVILFDYPANIKAFYMRLNEDGKTVRAMDILFPGIGEIVGGSEREERYDVLIEKMKALEIDEEELSWYLDTRRFGSATHSGFGLGFERLVLFVTGMTNIRDVIPFPRTPGNAEF from the coding sequence ATGAAACATACTAAAGTTAAAGACTTACTAAACGGTACAAAGACGCTTCAGGAAGTAAATGCAAAGGGTTGGGTGAGAACATTTAGAAACAATCAATTTATCGCTCTTAATGACGGGTCTACCATTAATAATATACAGTGTGTTGTTGATTTTGAGAATACACCAGATGAAACTTTAAGAAGAATCACTACTGGTGCTGCGGTATCGGTAACTGGAACTTTGATAGAAAGTAAAGGTGCTGGTCAGAGTGTTGAGATTCAAGTTGCAAAACTAGAAATATTAGGAGATTCGGATGCTGAAAAATTTCCGATACAACCAAAAAATAAACCAAGCTTAGACTTCTTACGTGAAAATGCACATTTGCGTGTACGTACGAATATGTTTGGAGCAATAATGCGTGTACGTTCGGTATTATCATATGCTGTACATAGCTATTTTCAAGAAAAAGGTTTTGTATATGTAAATACACCAATCATCACTGGTTCTGATGCTGAAGGTGCTGGAGAAATGTTTAAAGTTACTGCTTTGCCTTTTGACAACACACCAAGAACCGAAGATGGAAAGGTAAATTACAAAGAAGATTTCTTTGAAAAAGAAACAAACTTAACAGTTTCTGGACAATTAGAAGGAGAAACTTATGCAATGGCATTAGGCCAAATTTATACTTTTGGACCAACTTTTAGAGCTGAAAATTCAAATACTTCTCGCCATTTGGCTGAGTTTTGGATGATTGAGCCAGAAGTTGCTTTTAATGATTTGGATGACAATATGGATTTGGCTGAAGATTTTATTCAGTATGTAATTAGATATGCGTTAGACAAATGTCAGGATGATTTGAAATTTTTGGAAACTAGACTATTAGACGAAGAAAAATCAAAACCTCAGGCTGAAAGAAGCGAAATGGCTTTATTAGAAAAATTAAACTTCGTATTAGAAAACAATTTCAAACGTGTTTCTTATACTGAAGCAATTGACATTTTAAGAGAATCAACTCCAAATAAAAAGAAAAAATTCAACTATATCATCAACGAGTGGGGTGCTGATTTACAATCAGAACACGAACGTTACTTGGTTGAAAAACACTTTAAATGTCCAGTAATTTTATTTGATTACCCAGCGAACATAAAAGCGTTTTATATGCGTTTAAATGAAGATGGAAAAACGGTTCGTGCAATGGATATCCTTTTCCCTGGAATTGGAGAAATCGTTGGTGGTTCAGAAAGAGAAGAACGTTATGACGTTTTAATAGAAAAAATGAAAGCATTAGAGATTGACGAAGAAGAATTATCATGGTATTTAGATACTAGAAGATTTGGTTCAGCAACTCACTCTGGGTTTGGTTTAGGATTTGAGCGTTTGGTATTGTTCGTAACAGGAATGACAAACATACGTGACGTAATTCCTTTTCCAAGAACTCCTGGAAATGCAGAATTTTAA